DNA from Chitinophaga pendula:
TACCACATCGTTATTGCGCAGGTAGTAATATGGAGAAGATAGCGACTTACTATCATTAAGATCCAGCGACGTATAATGTTTGGCACCGTTGATCTCCCGGATGATCATAATATCGTTACGCCTGGCCGTCACGTTCATATCCCCGGCCAGACTGAGCGCATCCAATATCGATGCCCGCTCCGATGATATCTTGTAAGACCCCGGTTTAGCAACATCACCCAATACCGAGACCCTGAAGTTCACCAGCCGCGTCGATACATACGCATTCCGGATCGTTTTGTCCAGCTCCTTGGCCACCGTCGCATTGATCGCCGACGTCGTCATCCCCTTTACATGTATCTTGCCCGCCACCGGCAATTCAATATTACCATCATAATCCACCAGGTAACCCTGCTCTATACTACTACCCGGCTGAGCCGCCGCATAAGAAGCCACCGGGTTGAACATCATCGATACATCCTTATCTATCGTCGTAATGGTGATCTGCAGAATATCACCAGGTTGTATCGTCAGCTGCGGAACCCCATGGACCGTGTCCTCGCCCGACTGACGGACAATATCATTGAAATAGGTGATCTTCCTGGTACTGCTGCAGGCAGTAAAAAACAATAAGATTAGCACGGGTAAGAAATGATGACGTAATTTGAACATACATTAAGTTTAGAAGCCAGTTTTCTCAGTTCTGAAACAGTAACGGTCGGCCCGGAAGCCTTGGGTTAGCCGGTATGAGACGTTTGATCTCTTCATGTTGGCCGATCCTTATATCCGTTGTTGCTGCTCTTCAGAAGGTACTCCAACTTTTGGCGCAATCACATGAGGGTCCGCCAGCCTGATAGGACGACTACCCTCCCCAAGTAGCTTATGCCTGAAGAATTGTTGCACAGGTAGCTCGAAATAATAATAGACAGCCAAACTTATTGGCACAATGATCGCCAGATGTAAAAGCAATGCATAAGGGGAATGCAATACCGACCGCCCCACCCCTAAAGCATCTATAGTAAGCACAAAAATGATCTGTAACGGAAAATGAAGCAGATAACACGCATAACTATAATTACCGATAAAAGCATATTTACCACCTTTAAACCCGCGTATCGTCTCCCAGAGCGCAAACCCCAACACCGTCAGCGGAGAGGCGATCGAACGGAAAAAAGTGTTCCGCCCCAGGTCAAACAAACGGTCCGTAAATGCCGGACTTTGCGTCGGCACCATATGAGCCCACAGATATCCCCACCCCTCACGCAAAAAAGAGAAATAATATTCACCCAACATCAATACCCACAATACCGCCACCGACAGCATAATGCCACGCATCACCCGCGCTGAACCCTTCATCCGCAACACCCACAGATACACGTAGTAAATAATACCTCCCAGGAAAAAGGAAAAGAAACCCTGCCCCAGGTTCGAATAGAAATATTGTATGAATACCCCCAATATCACCAACCCCAGTAATATCCCCGTCTTGTGCAATCGCTTCCGGCAAAGCAGGAAGAACACGATGTATAACAATACCTCCACCGACACACTCCAGATAGGACCATTAAAAGAGGGACCCCGCTCAAATCCCCAGCTATTCACCAGGAACAGGTTCAGCAGAAAATGATACGTGTCGTTAAACTGGTAAATGAAATAATGCCCGCTGCTTTTTAACATCCGGTACTGTAACCATGCTACCACCAACAACGTCACTACATGCACCGGGTATAAACGACTGAAACGATAACCGAAAAAGGACCGCCCCGTCGTATGGCCAACGGCTATACGATCCGCATACAACCAGAAAAAAACAAAACCAGACAGTAAAAAGAACATATCCAGCAATAAGAACCCATTAGTATATGCCAACGCAAACACAGAATACAATGGCAACTGCGTACGGTCAAATGGAACAGGCATCACCCGGTCGCCGGTAAAGTAAAAATGCTGCCAGTGATGTATTACTATGAATAAAGCCGATACGCCTCTGATAATATCCAGACTGTAAAAATGTTTGGGCCTTTTAATTGATGGAGCCATGGAACAATTTTCAAACGACAATAACGATCAAGGAATGAATGGTTGCTATTATAAAATGGATCAGGTCTGCTGAATGTTTTGTCAGGAAAAGACACACGCACATCACCTGCACATCAAATGACAACTGGAAACGGAACAAATCCCGTCCTTACACGGGGCAATAAAGAGATGCTTCAATAAATACGACCACAATATCATCATCATCTATATGGGGTATACTTAACTTATATTTTAATTCTAATTTAAAGCAAAAAGGAGTTCGAAAAAGAGTGTGGGTGGGCAATGAACAAAATGAACACAAGGGAGGTTATGAACAGAATGAATAGAGTGGCGTAAAAACAAAAAAGGGCCCCCGATGTTAGAGAGCCCCAGCTCAGCCTGCTTTACCCGTGCCTTGGTGAAAGAGAACTTGAGTTAAAAGTGTATGATTAATAATTTACTGCGCCACCCAGCGCCGCCAGCCAATTGCCTCCTCCCAGTCCCCGGTATGTAATACTGCCTCAACAGCAGGGAAAGACAATGACTGACAGCTGAACTGGCCGTACACAGGTAATGAACAGGAACCGGAATCAGTATCCTCAAAATACCACAGCCTTCGCTATAACTGTGGCTGTAATTGTAATGCCTTGTAACTGCTGATGATCATCTGCGGGGGTAAAGAAAGCATAAACGTCGCAGGTAACAGATCCGGCTCCTGCTGCTCCGGAGATAACAGCAATAACCGGTCTCCTACCAACCCCAGCAGTGTATACTCCGGCGTAGTATATGTAATAGACACCCGGTGCTGCTCCCGGTCAATAATATCAGAGTCTATAATCTCAAATAAATACGAGGCAAATGGTAACGACATACTACCCAACACATCCGTAACACCCGGAATGCGATGGCCCAATTCCTGCACAAATAATCCAATGGCGAAACCTACCTTATAATGTAGTGAATTAGATTTTGGTACCTGCACCTTCAGCTCGCTGAAAGTCCGGTATTGTTTTTCCAGGTTGTATGCCTGAGACTGCATGAGGAACTCTATGTAAGAATCTTCAAAGACTTTGGTTTCAAATTCCCCGGTAGAATGGGCATCGATCACCTGCTTGTAGGATAACGTGATCTGAGCTGGCTGCATAATAAATGATGAAAACGTGGATCGCTTTGGTATGCGTCTCCGGTGATGAGATCGTTAGTCGTCAAATAAAAAGGATAATCATAGAATGGCCTAAACAATACACTACCTGATCCGGATCGTATGTACCAGGTTGTAACCTCCGGCGCCATTAGATGTTACCGTAGCCAGCTCCGTAGCCAGAGAGTCACGGATAATGCCGTCCAGGTAATTGGTCGTCGGACTCTGCCCATGTGCCGCATACAAGGGCGTCCTATATACCGCCGCATTAACCGCATCCGGGAAAGCAATCTGTGTAGTCAGATACAAGGTAGTACCGATAAATATCTGTGCATGCAGATGCGTACAACGACCAGGATACCAACCGGGATAAATCGTCTTAAAATTCACCTGACCCGCACTGTTGGTATACTGCAAACCACGACCGAACAAACGGCCGATGTTGTTCTGAACACCCAGGTAGCCATCATTGACATAGCCGGAATAATAACCGTCTTTGTCACAGTGCCAGATGTCCACACGCGCATTCGTTACCGCAGCACATCCGCGGCTCACACTCTGTACCGTAATGTTGATGTTTAACGGAACACCGGGTTTGCCGTCCGTAATATCCACCCGGTTAATAGCAGAACCACGGCTGTTGTAAAGTGGATAAGGACCGTCCATGTCCGTGTCGGTGATCACACAGGCCCTTTCTGTAGATGCCCCGCTTTCCGCCAGCACATCCGCATCAGACGAACCTTTCTTACAGGCCTCCAGTAATACCGGGGCAGATATGGCCGTTACAGCCAACGATCTGAGAAAATTTTTTCTTTCCATAAGAGTAAAAGTTGTTTAGCTTAAAGTTCAGCTATCACACAACTTTTATCAAATAAGTGTCGGTAAAGAATGCAGATGTGCCGATTAGAACGGATCATTTATTTCCCGCTCCATTCACGTATAAAATCAGCATAAGTATCACTCACGGGTAAAGAAGCGCCAGAGAACAAACAAACTTTCCGCTGCGCGATCGTACAGATACACCGCACCGCTACAATATAACTGCGGTGTATACGCCGGAAACGATCCGCCGGCAGCTTTTCCAATACCTTCTTCAATGGCATCAGTGTCAACACCGGCCGGGCATTACGGAGATGGATACGGATATAGTCTTCCAGACTTTCAATATACTCAATATCATCCAGCAGTATCCGCACCAGCTTATACTCCGCATACACGAATAAAGAAGCAGGCTCCTCCGCTGGCACCGGCATATGTTTGTAGCGGTACAGCCCGATCGTCTTATGTATCGTGCGCGCAAAACGCTCCATACTGATAGGCTTCAGCAAATAATCAAGTGCATCCAGCTCAAATCCCTCGTAAGCAAAACGCTTATGCGCAGTGGTGAAAATGATCATAGGCCGTTCCGGTAACGACCGCACCAGGTCCAGACCCGTAATGTCAGGCATGTTAATGTCAATAAATAACAGGTCCACCGGCGTACGGCGAAGAAATTCCGCACCGGACAATGCATCGTCAAATGTCTGCAGCAACTGCAACGCAGGGAACTGCGCCGTATAACCGCGGAGCAGCTCCAGCGCAAGGGGTTCATCATCGATAGCTATGGCTCTTATTTTCATAACAGGGTATCAAGATAATAACATTAGATGGAAATCTGCCAGCACAGGCTAGTCCAAAAACAGGGTCAGTCGTACGGTATATAACTCATAGTCTGTATTGATATCCAGTATATGTCGGCCAGGGTATAACAAATCCAAACGTTGACGGGTATTGGCAATACCTACACCACTGCTATGCGTATCACGACGCATCGGGTAAATACGGTTCTGACAGAAAAAGGTGATCCGCTGCGGAAAAGCATTCAGGCGTATCCGAATAGGAGAGGGCGCATGTTTACTGATACCATACTTGAATACATTCTCCACAAACGTCATCAATATCAGTGGGCTGATCTCCTGCATACTAAGATCGCCGGATACCTCGTAATCTACCTGGTCAGGCCGCAAACGCAACTGCTGTAAGGCAATATAATTCCGGATACAGGCCTCCTCCTGCTCCAAAGGCACATAATCCTCGCAGACCTCGTCCGTAATATAACGCATGATGTTCGATAACTTCAGAATACTATCCGCTGTATTATTGTTACGCGTCAGCGCCAGCGTATAGATGTTGTTAAGTGTATTGAACAGGAAATGCGGATGCACCTGCGCCTTCAAAAAAGATAATTCCGCCTTTATCTTTTCCCCTTCCGCCTTGATCGCCCGACGCTCCGTCTGCTGCCACCGCCGCGTAGTCGTGATCGCCGTTCCCAACGCCATGATCATAAAGAAAATGAACAGACTCGTAATATCGATCACCGGCGGCGTATAGACCCACTTTAATGCTACGATACTGGGCGGCGGCGTCGCCCACTTCTGCTGTAGTAAACGGTCAAAAGGCTGTAATACATACACTCCCGCACACAGTAACACACTGACGATCGCATAATGCACATACCGCCCTGGTAAAAAAAATCGTGGGATCAGCCAATACCTGTTGAAATAAAAAATGCTGATGTAACACACACAGAAAAGCCAATAGCTGTAATGCCGCATCGGAGCTAACAATGCCCGGTAACCATCACCATTATGCATGAACAACAGTGGAAATATCATAAAAAGTATCCAGCATACAATGTGAATACTCACATAAGGGGCTTTCCGGGAGAACATATACAAATTAATAACGGCTGCCAAGTTGGTTGTTACATGGTGTCGATGAATCCGCTAAATGTACCGACCAGTTAAATGTAAGCCGTTTTCCCGATATTCGTCGTACAACACCCAATCCCGTATCAAATGAAAAACCGTTCCATCTCCCTGTAGATGATACGTATGGCCGCCTGTAAGTGCAATTGGAATATCCGGACAGATCAGATAAAGAATAGCACCTACTGGCCTAACAAAATTAAAATCAGCACACTCACATCACCCCGTGGCCAGCCAAACAAATAAACCGGCCATAAAAAAATAAAATAAAAAGGAAGCGATCATCAGACCGCTTCCTTTTTATTAATGTAAGATCTCCTCAAACTCTTTTTCAGGATTATAGTTCGGCAGGTCCGATGCATCCATCTCTTTTTTAAAGTAAAAGATAATTATGGCCTCCTTCGGATCGGCAATGGATGTCACCAGTTGCCAGCCCTTATCGCTCATAAAGTTGAGTACCTCTACAGGTGCAGCAAAACGGACCGTTTTACCAGACGAATCCTTAATCAAACCCTTACGGTCTATCAACTTGCGTGCTTCCCCGAAATTCAATTTGGCAACAACTTTTGTATTGACACCGGCGCCTTCCAGCGTCAGTTCACAAAAACGTGTTACTTTTTGTTGGGCAGACAATAACATGGGTAGCAGCAGGCAGGAAAGTGGCAGTAAAACGTACTTTTTCATAGCGGAAATGAATGCTGGTTCATACACATAATACGCGTTTTCCGTTTTACCAGCAATTATTTACCTTATACAGGCTATGCCGCAAAATCATCCTCCGGTTTAAACTTATCCAGCGTGTTTAACGCAACGGCCTTACAGCCCTTTTCCGCCGTGAAATGAACGACATCCATAGGTGCCACGAACCGCTTTCGAAATTCAGCTGGGCATCCTTCGCCTGACGTAATTGTTAAGTACGCTGGTGCGCATTTATCGCAGGCATAAGTATTGAAGAGGAGAAACTAAACCATATCCTCTCATATGAAAAAGCAAAATATAACCGAACACATTACACATAAGATTATGCAGTTCGCTGCTCAGACTTCATACGAACACCTGGAGGAAGCAACAGTCATGCAACTGAAACGGCACTTACTGGATAGTGTTGCTTCTATGATCTGGGCTACCGGCCAGCCAACAGTGCATAAATTGCTGAAACAGGTACAACAGTTACAGCCGGAAGGGGTGTGCCCGGTACCTGTTATTGGTACTACAGGCGTCGATAGGGCAGCACAGGTGTTCACTTTACTTAACCGCTACCCGGATTTTATGGACAACTTCATCGGAAAAGATGCTACTTGTCATCCCAGCGATAATATAGGCGCCATATTGGCCGCCGCACAATGGATCAATGCCGGTGGCCGCGAAGTGCTGATCAGCATGGCCACCGCTTATCAGATACAATGCACACTGATCGAACAAATGCCGGTAATGGCAAAAGGAATAGATCATACCGCTTTACTGGCTTGCTCCATTACCGCAGCATTGTCGCCATTGTTATCGCTGACAGAAGAACAAGGGGCCCATGCCATCGGTATAGCTGCCAGCACCTTCAATACCACCGTTACCAGCAGGGCCTCCTATACCTACGAGTGGAAAGGATATGCCTCTTCATTGGTAGCATTAGGTTGTATGCAGATCGTACTGCTGGCCAGAAATGGCGTGACAGGCCCACTTGCCTACTTTGAAGGACCTATGGGATTTGAGGAAGAGTTTGATATGAAGGCCGCATTCAAAAATGAAAAGAGGGATTTATCACGCATTCCACGTTGTATATTGAAGAGCTATAACGCAGAAGTGCACACACAGTCAGCTATAGAAGCCTTACTGGAATTACGTAGCCAGCTGAATGCGGAAGAACGCCAACAAGTCGCTGGTATTTCCCTCACCACCTTTTTAACCGCTTATCATATCACCGGAGGCGGAAAATACGGAGATCGCAAACACGTCGCTACAAAAGAACAGGCAGATCATAGCCTCCCCTACCTGCTCGCCGTAGCCTGGCTTGATGGCCAGGTCATGCCGGAACAACTCATGCCGGAACGCATTCGTAGCGCCGATGTCCAGGCACTGTTGCAAAAAGTTGAAGTGGATACTGTATTACCTTTAAAGACACCGCGTAAGCTGGCGGAGAAAATAGACCCTTATACCATAGCCTACCCGGAAAAACTAGAGGCGAAAGTGAAAATCACCTTGGACGATGGCCGTATATGGCACCACAAAAAAGACGACTTTACAGGGTTTCATACGCGTCCCCTCTCCTGGGAGCAGGTAGTGTCCAAGTTTAGACAACTGACCATATCAGCCATCGATACCGACCTCCAGGATAAAATCATTGACCTGATCTCAACATTCGATCACCAGAAGGCAGCCGACCTGGTGAAGCTCCTCTGCCAGGTACCCGCCAAACTATCCGCATCGTAATGATGGGTCTAACTCTCTACAATTTGTCCAATTGTGTAGCAGCCTATGCTATTCCTGCGTAAATTGATCAAGCGTAAAACCGGCCTCCCGGTGCCATAAATAGCTCAACGATGGAATGGCATAGTATTTTAACAGTTTGGTTAAAAAGGAATATTATGCAACAGAATAACCCTTCCCATAAAACACCCACGCCCGGTAAGACCACCGGTGCACAAAAAGACAACGAAGTAATAAATATAGAATTGCCCGAAGTAAAGGATATCCCCGGGCAGGAACATATCAAACCGGCCCCCATGGGAGAATTAGCCGACATCACCGCCTCTTCCGATGATGAAGAGGGCAAAGGATTACTGGACGACCTGAACAGCGAAGACGAAGACGAAGAAATAGAGAATGAATCTGACGTTACCCGGGAAGAGAGGGAAAGACTGGATGAAAGCGCCAACACGACCCCGGGCGACGAAGATGCCATCGCCTTACGCGATGCCGCCCTGGATGATACCGATGAAGATGGCGACCCGCTGAACGAAAAAGTCGGCGGCACCGAGTGGAGCGGCGCTGACCTGGATGTACCGGGAAGCGAACTGGACGACGATCAGGAAGATATCGGAGAAGAAGACGAAGAAAATAATCACTATAGCCAGGGCCAATGAGCATTGCGCGAAACGCAGGTATATTAATGCATGTCACCTCGTTGCCTTCCCCTTTCGGGGTAGGCGATGTAGGGCCTGCTGCCCGTACTTTCCTGCGCTTCCTTCACAAAAGCCACCAGCGCTACTGGCAGCTGTTACCCATCCATCCTGTGATCGCTACAGCGGGTTATTCTCCTTATAGCCCGGTTTCCGTAATGGCAGGTAATACCTTGCTGATAAGCCCTGAGATGCTGGCCGAAGAGGGCCTGCTGGACGCCGGGCAACTGCCAGCCTACTACCTGCCTGTACAGGCACAAGCAGACTTCAGTACCGCCGTTACCATAAAAAATGCCTTACTGCGCGAAGCCTATCAACATTTTACCACCGGATCATTCCCACAGCTGAAAAAAGAGTACGATGTTTATCTGCAGAAACAGCAGTACTGGCTGGAAGCCTACACATGTTTCATGCTGTTGCAACAGCAGCATAAAGGATTGCCCTGGCACCAGTGGCCTTCCGCAGATCGTACTCCTGTGCCGCAGTTGTTCAGTCGCGTGCTGACGGCGCACCGGCAAGAAGCAGACCGCCTGCGTTGGGAGCAGTTCATATTCGATTACCAATGGCGGCAGCTGAGAAAAGATGCCCGGAAGCTGGGGGTCCACCTGATCGGAGATATCCCCTTTTATCCAGGGTACCATTCGGCCGACGTCTGGGCCGCCCAATCATTGTTCAAAGTAGATGCGCAGGGGAAGCTGAAAGGAGTAGCGGGGGTACCGCCGGACTATTTCAATGCCGAAGGGCAACATTGGGGAATGCCGGTCTATGACTGGGATGCCATGAAAGCCCAGCAGTATAAATGGTGGATATCCCGTATACGGCGCTGCCTGGAATGGTACGATAGCATGCGCCTGGATCATTTCCGCGCCTTTTCTGCCTATTGGGAAATACCGGGCAAAGATACCAGCGCCGTCAACGGCCGGTGGCAGCCGGGGCCGGGAGCCGCCCTTTTCGAAGCCTGGCAGCAGCACCTGGGTACCCTACCTTTTATTGCCGAAGACCTGGGCGAAATAGATGCCGAAGTATACCAGCTGCGCGACCGGTACCAGCTGCCGGGCATGCACGTATTACAGTTCGCCTTCGGCAAAGACATGGCCACTTCCACACATATTCCCCATCATCACCGGGCTAACGCCGTCGTCTACACCGGTACGCATGATAATAATACCACCCGCGGATGGTTCCTGCAGGATACCGCTAAGACCGACCGCATGCGCCTGACCCAATATATCGGCAAAAGAGTATTCGAGAAGTCCGTTCACCTGGTACTGGGACGCATGGCCTATGCCTCCGTGGCGCAGACAGTCATACTGCCCATACAGGATGTACTGGGGCTGGCAGAGGATGCCCGCATGAACATACCCGCCAAAGCGACGGGCAACTGGACCTGGCGGCTCCTACCCGAACAACTCACCGAAGCAGTCATCTCCCGGCTTAAATACTGGGTGCTGCTGTATGACCGCAAGCAACGCTGACCTACATTAGCTCCCGCAGCATACAGGCAAACAACAGCCCCTCGGCTATACGTTGTGCCAGCCCTCGTAGCATAAACTGCGGGATTGCTGTCAATAACATACAAAACAGTATAAAGGAATAAAGTAAAGGAAAGGTACCATAGTAAAACAGGACGCCTATTGCCCAGGCATATCCCGCTGTTCCTCCCAGGGTATGTAACTGTTGCCGCCAACTGCCCCATAACGGGGCGCCGGCATCACAGGGCCACAACGCACTGACAGTATAGCCGAACCCCAAACCGCCGGCAATTCCCTGCTGCAAGGGATGCCCGCTGCTCAGAATGGCCACCACGCCTAATAACAATCCTGCCGGCAGAAACAATCCGTAATTGATCCTGCTAGCATCGGGCACCCCTTGCGCTCCTAATTCACTGATCGTGTGGCGCAAAGGATAATAACCCCGCTGGCGGGCACCGAAATAAACAATGCCTGTAACAAGGCCCAAAATGGCCAGGATAGCAGGTACGATGATCATCATAACAAATATATCCATTCCCTGCGTTTATAAATACAGGCGCCCGGAGCGGTAATATGGCACGATTTTCCGGTGTTTCTTACTGAGACCGGACAGAAAGCGGCTGCAAACCACAGCCAGCACATTGACCATATGCGTGCCTACAGACATCAAAGTAAGAGAGAGCCGGAGACCCATCATTAAACCGAAGAACATGGAGAAGCAGGAGGAGATACCTATCACTATCGCTGAAGCCCTAGCAGATGCCCACAAAATATGGAACGATCGCTTTAATCAACTGTTGCTGGGGCAGCAATTGATTACCACGCAAATAGCGCAGCAACAACCGTTGCCCGATATCACCGCGGCTATCGCTCAATGGACGAGGAGTTTTCTCGCCGCTGATTGTGCCATTTCCATTTACAATAACGACCCGGTTACGCAACACCTGGAAGTACTCGCATCGGCAGACCTTCCGGAAGGTTATCACCAGGATATGCCGGCATTACCAGTAGATGCTTCCACTTGCTGCTTTGGATGCGCAGCCACCACGCAGACTGTGAGCATCGCTGCCGATATCGCCACCGACGCCCTATGGACCGGCATATGGAGAGACAGGGCCTTGCAATTCCAACTCCAAGCCTGCTGGTCAGCGCCACTGATCACCATCGAAGGCAGACTACAGGGGGTACTGGCCATCTATTTCAATAAAAAACGTACGCCCGACACCGGAGATACACACCTCATCACACTGGCTGCCCAACTGGTTCAGGCCGCCATTGTCTCCAATCAGCAAAAAGAAATCAGAATAGCGCAGGAACTGAAAACCCGCGACGAACTGGAAGAAGCCCTGAAAGTAGCTGAAATGGGTTCCTGGAATATGAACCTGCACACAATGCACTCTACTTACTCCGCTCTCATCCGCAAATGGTTCGGACTGCCGGCTAATAATGCATCCATGGATACCATACTCGATAGCATACATCGCGAAGATCGGCAGAGAGTAAAGGCTGCCATCATGAAAGCGATCGCAGAGAATGGGATCTATGAGGTGGAATACCGGGTCATCAACCGCGAAAGCAGGCAGGAACGTACCATCTATGTACAAGGTAAAGTACTGCTGGACGACCAGGGCCAACCCTACCTGTTGAGCGGAGTAGCTAAAGATGTAACGCTCCAGCGTATGACAGCACAACAGTTGGAACAGGAAATTGAAAACAGGACCGTCGAACTAAAAGAAGCCAATAACCACCTGTTGCATGCCAACGATAACCTCCAGCAGTTTGTATATGTAGCCAGTCACGACCTGCAGGAACCGCTGAGGAAGATCCACTTCTTCTCCGATATCCTGCTCAACAAACACCAGCTACACCTGGACAACGCCGGACAACAACTGCTGGAAAAAATATCCTTCGCCGCCAAACGAATGACCACGCTCATCAGGGGACTACTGGAATTCTCCCGCCTGAACAACAATGACAGGTCCTATGTAACCGTAGACCTCAATCATGTCATAGATAATATCCGCAGCGACTTCGAGCTGGATATCAACAGTAAGGCTGCTTCTTTTGATGTAACGTCGCTTTGCAGCATACAGGCCGTGCCGGTACAGATCAACCAGTTGTTCTTTAACCTTATCGGTAACGCACTCAAATTTTCGCAGCAAGACCGGCCGCCACAGATACAGATATCTTCCCGTTATCTTGCTGTAGAAGAAAAGATTATATACCCGGACCTCGATCCGCAGTGTGAATATTGTGAACTGGAAGTGAAGGACAACGGTATTGGCTTTGATCAGCAATATGCCACGGAGATATTTGAGATATTTCACCGCCTGCATCACCGGGAAACCTACGAAGGAACGGGTATAGGATTGGCGTTATGCAAAAAGATCGTAGAGAACCATAACGGAAAGATCTTCGCCAGGTCTGCACCTGGCGAAGGAACCAGCTTTCATATCATCCTGCCGGTTAAAGGGCTGGCGAAAAATTGCTGATCGATATATTACTAATATTTTACTGCGGGATACTTATCCCATGTACTTATCCTGCGATACGTGTCGATTTCATACCGGCAGCTTCCAGCATCAGGTAGTGCAGGTCTGTGTTTTTAACGAATGGTTTTAACAGCTCGCTACCGGGACCATACATTGCCAGTTCTACATAGTCGCCGGAATGATCCATAGATCCCCAGCCGATAGAGGTATACGCCGATTGTATCGCTGCCAGCTGGCGGTAAGGTAACTTACGGGGATTGTACAGCCCTGTCTCATCCAACGTTTCATAGTGACTCAGCAAGGTACGGGCTTCTTCTGTCGTGATCACAATACCCTGAGCCACCTCCACACGCTCGATCAGTTTCGCCGGTGTATAATCTTTGGTCACCCCGCTCAGTATCCACTCATTGGTATGTTTGAACTTACCTACTTGGTCAAAATGTGCATTGGCCTGATCGCTGTAGAACAGGCCCGGGTTTGCATTACCATGATCCGTAGTCATGATCACCAGCGTTTCTTTGTCGGCTACTGCGAAGTCAATCGCTACCTTAATAGCATCATCAAAAGCGATCTGGTCATACAGCAACGCACCG
Protein-coding regions in this window:
- a CDS encoding DUF998 domain-containing protein; the encoded protein is MDIFVMMIIVPAILAILGLVTGIVYFGARQRGYYPLRHTISELGAQGVPDASRINYGLFLPAGLLLGVVAILSSGHPLQQGIAGGLGFGYTVSALWPCDAGAPLWGSWRQQLHTLGGTAGYAWAIGVLFYYGTFPLLYSFILFCMLLTAIPQFMLRGLAQRIAEGLLFACMLRELM
- the malQ gene encoding 4-alpha-glucanotransferase, producing MSIARNAGILMHVTSLPSPFGVGDVGPAARTFLRFLHKSHQRYWQLLPIHPVIATAGYSPYSPVSVMAGNTLLISPEMLAEEGLLDAGQLPAYYLPVQAQADFSTAVTIKNALLREAYQHFTTGSFPQLKKEYDVYLQKQQYWLEAYTCFMLLQQQHKGLPWHQWPSADRTPVPQLFSRVLTAHRQEADRLRWEQFIFDYQWRQLRKDARKLGVHLIGDIPFYPGYHSADVWAAQSLFKVDAQGKLKGVAGVPPDYFNAEGQHWGMPVYDWDAMKAQQYKWWISRIRRCLEWYDSMRLDHFRAFSAYWEIPGKDTSAVNGRWQPGPGAALFEAWQQHLGTLPFIAEDLGEIDAEVYQLRDRYQLPGMHVLQFAFGKDMATSTHIPHHHRANAVVYTGTHDNNTTRGWFLQDTAKTDRMRLTQYIGKRVFEKSVHLVLGRMAYASVAQTVILPIQDVLGLAEDARMNIPAKATGNWTWRLLPEQLTEAVISRLKYWVLLYDRKQR
- a CDS encoding sensor histidine kinase — encoded protein: MEKQEEIPITIAEALADAHKIWNDRFNQLLLGQQLITTQIAQQQPLPDITAAIAQWTRSFLAADCAISIYNNDPVTQHLEVLASADLPEGYHQDMPALPVDASTCCFGCAATTQTVSIAADIATDALWTGIWRDRALQFQLQACWSAPLITIEGRLQGVLAIYFNKKRTPDTGDTHLITLAAQLVQAAIVSNQQKEIRIAQELKTRDELEEALKVAEMGSWNMNLHTMHSTYSALIRKWFGLPANNASMDTILDSIHREDRQRVKAAIMKAIAENGIYEVEYRVINRESRQERTIYVQGKVLLDDQGQPYLLSGVAKDVTLQRMTAQQLEQEIENRTVELKEANNHLLHANDNLQQFVYVASHDLQEPLRKIHFFSDILLNKHQLHLDNAGQQLLEKISFAAKRMTTLIRGLLEFSRLNNNDRSYVTVDLNHVIDNIRSDFELDINSKAASFDVTSLCSIQAVPVQINQLFFNLIGNALKFSQQDRPPQIQISSRYLAVEEKIIYPDLDPQCEYCELEVKDNGIGFDQQYATEIFEIFHRLHHRETYEGTGIGLALCKKIVENHNGKIFARSAPGEGTSFHIILPVKGLAKNC